ttaatgaattttcaggaatgttcatgaatgtttatgaatgttcatgaatattcatgatctttcatgaacgttcatgaaaattcatgaaatttcatgaacattcatgaacgttcatgaatgttcatgaatgttcatgaatgttcatgaaattttatgaattttcatgaacgttcatgaaaattcatagatattcatgaacgttcataaatattcatgaattttcatgaattttcatgaacgttcacgaaaattcatgaaatttcatgaacattcatgaacgttcataaatgttcatgaattttcatgaacgttcatgaaaattcatagatattcagtAACGTTcacaaatattcatgaattttcatgaacgttcatgaacgttcataaatattcatgaattttcatgaacgttcatgaacattttcatgaacattcatgaacattcatgaacgttcatgaacattccttaaaaatcatgaacgttcatagatattcatgaacgttcataaatattcatgaattttcatgaacgttcatgatttttcaggaatgctcatgaacgttcatgaatattcaggaattttcataaacgttcatgaattttcttgaatgttgatgaattttcaggaatgttcatgaacgttcatgaatatccatgaattttcatgaacgttcatgaatattcatgaatgttcatgaatgttcaggaatgttcatgaacgtttatgaattttcatgaattttcatgaattttcataaaggttcatgaaaattcatagatattcatgaacgttcataaatattcatgaattttcatgaacgttcataaatattcatgaattttcatgaacgttcatgaaaattcatgaaatttcatgaacattcatgaacgttcatgaattttcatgaattttcatgaacgttcatgaatattcatgaatgttcatgaatgttcaggaatgttcatgaacgttcatgaattttcatgaaggTTCATGAaggttcatgaaaattcatagatattcatgaacgttcataaatattcatgaattttcatgaacgttcatgaacattcatgaacattcatgaacattcatgaacgttcatgaatgttcatgaaatttcatgcattttcatgaacgttaatgaaagatcatgaatattcatgaacattcatgaacattcctgaaaattcatgaacgttcatgaaaattcatgaatattcatgaacgttcatgaaaattcatgaatatttatgaacgttcatgaatatctatgaattttcatgaacgttcatgaacgttcataaatattcatgaattttcatgaacgttcatgaattttcaggaatgttcatgaatgttcaggaatattcatgaattttcatgaacgttcatgaaaattcatgaaatttcatgaacattcatgaactttcatgaactttcatgaattttcatgaacgttcatgaaaattcgtagatattcatgaacgttcataaatattcatgaattttcatgaacgttcataaaaattcatgaattttcatgaacattcatgaacgttcatgaattttcatgaattttcatgaacgttcatgaatattcatgaatgttcatgaatgttcaggaatgttcatgaacgttcatgaattttcatgaattttcaggaatgttcatgaaatttcatgaacattcatgaacattcatgaacattcatgaacgttcatgaatgttcatgaaatttcatgaattttcatgaacgttcatgaaagatcatgaatattcatgaattttcaggaatgttcatgaatgttcatgaatattcatgatctTTCATGAACGTtctaaaaattcatgaaatttcatgaacattcatgaacgttcatgaatgttcatgaatgttcatgaatgttcatgaaatttcatgaatttttatgaatgttcatgaatgttcaggaatgttcaggaatgttcatgaacgttcatgaattttcatgaattttcatgaacgttcatgaaaattcttagatattcatgaacgttcataaatattcatgaattttcatgaacgttcatgaaaattcatgaaatttcatgaacattcatgaatgttcatgaatgttcatgaatgttcaggaatgttcaggaatgttcatgaacgttcatgaattttcatgaaatttcatgaacgttcatgaaatttcatgaactttcatgaattttcatgaacgttcatgaattttcatgaattttcatgaacgttcatgaatattcatgaatgttcatgaatgttcaggaatgttcatgaacgttcatgaattttcatgaattttcataaaggttcatgaaaattcatagatattcatgaacgttcataaatattcatgaattttcaggaatgttcatgaatgtttatgaatattcatgatcgttcatgaacgttcatgaaaattcatgaaatttcatgaacattcatgaacgttcatgaattttcatgaatgttcatgaattttcatgaaatttcatgaacgttcagaatattcatgaacgttcatgaaaattcatgaacgttcatgaaaattcatgaatatttatgaacgttcatgaatatctatgaattttcatgaacgttcatgaaaattcatgaaagttcatgaaatttcatgaatgttcatgaaatttcatgaattttcatgaacgttcatgaaaattcatgaatattcatgaacattcattaacattcctgaaaattcatgaacgttcatgaaaattcatgaatattcatgaacattcatgaacgttcatgaatattcatgaattttcaagaCCCCATAGATGgtccaaataaatgcctgattttggaaagtaaacaatacttttttttacgcAAAATTATCCCAAaaaatggacttcaaagactcatagcttcttatagagttaaaatatcaaccaaaaacatactatttcgtgatATCTTTTTgtgcctacaaaccgattttcaccgaagattattgatgtttgatattttgtcccagtcctcttaattaagtcccaaaaatcgaggtccattttaatgacgtcaccatatcacgtgataattcctaaaaagctggacatttgacattgttatcatgcataattacaaagtagaggaattaaccttttcaaaaaagtaagtcaccctttgtccctctgtttggtaccaaatggctattttgagggacctggcccatggactataatGGCATTGTGTCTACATAAGCACGCGTGCGCACTAACCTCCTGTGGCAATGAGGTCATCAACGATCACCACATTCTGGTCGGGCTTCACTGCAGTCTTCTGGATCTCAATAGTGTCCTGAAATTATGTACAACCagatatacatgtttgtacgtttttaaacatttttcatcCAAATGCAGGCTGTTTTAATTCAATCATGATCGATATCACAAAACCATGCTAAGAAGCAAATGCCTTTTCCCATATTTGCATAGTATTATACATCTCTTCCAACTTCTTCAAAATATAGAGGTGACTTGTCTAAAAATGAAATTTCGAATCTACATAGGAACGTCATAATGATTAGATATGAATATGGTAATGTGATGTGAGTTATTTAGAGAAGATGTTGGGGTGGAATATTGTAAACGTTTTCTGACATGACGTCCGGGCAGTTATGATTTCAGTTCACCCCATCATCGGCTTGGAGATTTTTTAAGTGTGGCGTATGCTCTCAGTATCCAGTCTGCCAATGTTAATGTTTGAGCCCCCCTCCACCATTTGACAATGTTTTActcagtgaatagtttcatcaggtttgtaagtcactgaataaaaagacaatttgtacacaaccaagtgatttattcaaccgtcGTTTCGTAACCGTGTATATATGTTTGGGGGCGCAtttataagcagcgacacctgcgCTGCAGTACAAtgcgaaccagtcagaattgccctgaggcaTGCGACaaacagtcatcgaaacgtcgcttgaataaatcacttggttgaaTGTGTACAACGAGTCTTTTTATTGAAGGTTTTTACCTGTCCATATTCCAGAGCATATGAACACTTCACCGTTTCTCCCGGCAGTTTTTCTGCCTTCCGGATGGGTACAAACGCACACTCCAGACGGAGAGCCAGCGGTGGGCCGAAAAGGAAGCCCCTGGCCTCAAGACCTGCAGGGGAAGTTTTAtgactaatttgcatactttatgTCTATCGATTATCAGCAGCTTTGAGTAACAGTCTTCAGTGTGACGCCTTCAAAGACGTGGACCGTCCATCACATAGATACTGTAAGTGTGTTTACAGGTGTATATATACAACGTTCATGACAAAACGCAATACGGTCAGGCACAGTAGGACTCATTGACAAACAGTTATGTGCTATTGCATACTAGAGGGACAGAGGAATAGATCAGAAAATGCACCATCTATCGATTTAAGCAAGCACTGCAACCGGAGCAAAATGGACAAATGATTGAGCATCGGAAATGTAGCAAGAAGTGATACAAGAGACCTCTAAAATCTACATAACTTTACCTGCAACAACGTCCACTTTGACTCCTGTTTCTTTGATATGCTCCTCCAAAAGAGCTATGGTATCTGAGAAGACATCTGGGTTCTGTACAATCGGCATGATGTCTCTGTACAAGACATATCATGTTATATAATTGCATGTTGTACTTACAGTCACTTAAAAACAATTTAGATATCTTGCAATTGATACCAAACCGTGTCATATTTGATCCTTACATTGACATATTTGGCACAGATAACGAAATCATTCAAAAGTTCTAGTATGCTTCAAAATTtatataacagttacaagaatctTCTAAAGGGGCGGTAAAAAAGGCTGATTTTACTTATGGTTGTCAGGCGAGGCTAACAGAACCGACCGTCAACAAGTGCAGTTGGTGTGTCAGTATGCCAGAgggcgattataccggctatcagatacagatacaatgcAAGTTTTTTAATGCCACAAACCAGGTGGAGAGTTTttacgacacatgcacgacaGTCCTAAGTATGCTCTTTGTCATAAACCTGTTGTAGGACGAACGTAAAAGGGCCCTACTTACTTGAAAGGTATGCCTGGTTTGGGAAAGTCCGGACACGTCAGAATGAAACTCTTTATCCTGTCAATAATCCTGGCCTGTTTGGATTGGGCGTTTTCGGCAGCCATGTTGTCAAAAAAACTTAAATAGATTACCAAcaattaagaaaaacaaaacaatacggGATTACTAATCATCCCAATCTGGAAACCCAT
The nucleotide sequence above comes from Branchiostoma lanceolatum isolate klBraLanc5 chromosome 14, klBraLanc5.hap2, whole genome shotgun sequence. Encoded proteins:
- the LOC136449171 gene encoding adenine phosphoribosyltransferase-like, whose translation is MAAENAQSKQARIIDRIKSFILTCPDFPKPGIPFKDIMPIVQNPDVFSDTIALLEEHIKETGVKVDVVAGLEARGFLFGPPLALRLECAFVPIRKAEKLPGETVKCSYALEYGQDTIEIQKTAVKPDQNVVIVDDLIATGGTMAGACTLMETVQANVVGCLTVVELDYLKGRENLKHALHSLVHY